The following proteins are encoded in a genomic region of Dehalococcoidia bacterium:
- a CDS encoding cupredoxin domain-containing protein: MRLLLLVATACAALVTACAGDEEGTPQPTGTPVTSASVRAVRGLRFDTRQITAAAGQAITITLDNQDSGVPHDLVVWRDRTMRERIAGTEQCTGPCQRTVIVPPLPAGRYYFNCTIHPGEMRGDYIVVERSGS, translated from the coding sequence GTGCGGCTACTGCTGCTCGTGGCCACTGCCTGTGCGGCTCTGGTGACGGCCTGCGCCGGCGACGAAGAAGGCACCCCCCAGCCCACTGGCACGCCCGTCACCAGCGCGTCGGTCCGTGCCGTGCGGGGACTGCGGTTCGACACGCGGCAGATAACGGCGGCGGCGGGGCAGGCCATCACCATTACCCTGGACAACCAGGACTCGGGGGTGCCCCACGACCTGGTGGTCTGGCGCGACCGCACCATGCGGGAGCGCATCGCCGGCACCGAACAGTGCACTGGCCCCTGCCAGCGCACCGTCATCGTGCCGCCCCTGCCGGCCGGACGATATTACTTCAACTGCACCATCCACCCTGGCGAGATGCGGGGGGACTACATCGTGGTCGAGAGGTCGGGAAGTTGA
- a CDS encoding desulfoferrodoxin, producing MANQVGKRYQCTVCGSEFIVTRGGDGQIHCCGQPMQMKG from the coding sequence ATGGCCAATCAGGTAGGCAAGCGCTATCAATGCACCGTCTGCGGCAGCGAGTTCATCGTCACCCGCGGCGGCGACGGCCAGATCCACTGCTGCGGCCAGCCTATGCAGATGAAGGGCTAA